A window of Pseudobacteroides sp. contains these coding sequences:
- a CDS encoding energy-coupling factor transporter ATPase, whose translation MDKKNIELKNVHYFYNNMGKGSNKEEALKGVDLKIEQGEFIAIIGRNGSGKSTLAKLFNALLKPTEGNVHIANINTRDNNMVWEIRSSVGMVFQNPENQIVATTVEEDVAFGPENLGIPPGEIRERVDAALSAVKLSEYVNQQIGFLSGGQKQRVAIAGILAMKPKCIVMDEATSMLDPEGRREVMEIVKELNKDHNITIIHISHHMEEACLFDRVIVVDRGAVIMDGKPSEIFSQVDLIKGIGLDVPQVTELFYELNKNGYNLPLDMGSTEEAAHKLIEEIINKCGRLDGNNN comes from the coding sequence ATGGATAAAAAAAATATAGAGCTAAAGAACGTTCATTATTTCTACAACAATATGGGGAAAGGCAGTAATAAGGAAGAAGCACTTAAGGGCGTAGATTTAAAGATTGAGCAGGGTGAATTTATTGCAATAATAGGAAGAAACGGTTCAGGCAAGTCAACCCTGGCAAAGCTTTTTAATGCATTGCTAAAGCCCACTGAAGGGAATGTTCATATCGCTAATATAAATACAAGAGATAATAATATGGTATGGGAGATAAGAAGCAGTGTAGGTATGGTCTTTCAGAATCCTGAAAACCAAATAGTTGCGACAACCGTAGAAGAAGATGTTGCTTTTGGTCCTGAAAACCTTGGTATTCCCCCTGGTGAGATAAGGGAAAGGGTTGATGCGGCTTTAAGTGCTGTAAAATTGTCTGAATATGTAAACCAGCAAATCGGCTTTTTGTCTGGAGGGCAAAAGCAGAGGGTTGCCATAGCCGGTATTTTAGCAATGAAGCCTAAATGCATTGTAATGGATGAAGCTACCTCAATGCTTGATCCTGAAGGCCGAAGAGAAGTGATGGAAATTGTAAAGGAGCTTAATAAAGATCATAATATTACAATTATTCATATAAGCCATCACATGGAAGAAGCGTGCTTGTTTGACAGGGTGATTGTGGTAGACAGGGGAGCTGTCATAATGGACGGTAAACCAAGTGAAATATTCTCACAAGTTGATTTAATAAAAGGTATAGGGTTGGATGTACCCCAGGTTACAGAGCTTTTTTATGAGCTTAACAAAAATGGGTATAACCTTCCTTTAGATATGGGTAGCACGGAAGAGGCAGCTCATAAATTGATTGAAGAAATTATAAATAAGTGTGGTAGATTAGATGGCAATAACAATTAA
- a CDS encoding energy-coupling factor transporter ATPase: MAITIKNLKFTYMTGSPYEKDALKDINITIDDGEAIGIIGHTGSGKSTLVQHLNGILMASSGSINISGIEVSQKNIKEIRKQVGLVFQYPEHQLFEETVFKDIGYGLIKQGYEEKYIEEKVLNTIKIIGLNKNLLEKSPFNLSGGEKRKVAIAGVLAMSPKILVLDEPAAGLDPKGRDEVYDAIIKYKKENNATLILVSHSMEDLARCVGRIIVLNKGRIQMDGTLSEVFQNDEMLNKIGLSIPQITYFMRLLRERIPALSAEAFTVNEAKDIILSYLRRGQYHD, from the coding sequence ATGGCAATAACAATTAAAAATCTGAAGTTTACATATATGACTGGGAGTCCCTACGAAAAAGATGCTTTAAAAGATATTAACATAACCATAGATGATGGTGAGGCCATAGGAATAATTGGGCACACGGGCTCGGGCAAATCTACCCTTGTTCAGCATTTAAACGGAATACTCATGGCTTCTTCAGGAAGTATTAATATTAGCGGAATTGAGGTAAGTCAGAAAAACATAAAGGAAATAAGGAAACAGGTAGGACTGGTGTTTCAATACCCTGAGCATCAGCTTTTTGAGGAGACTGTCTTTAAGGATATCGGATATGGCCTTATTAAGCAGGGATATGAAGAAAAATATATTGAAGAGAAAGTTTTAAATACAATAAAGATAATCGGGCTTAATAAAAATTTACTGGAAAAGTCCCCCTTCAATCTTTCTGGAGGAGAAAAAAGGAAGGTGGCTATAGCTGGCGTCCTGGCTATGAGTCCAAAGATACTGGTTCTTGACGAACCAGCTGCAGGTCTTGACCCAAAGGGAAGAGATGAAGTTTATGACGCGATAATAAAATATAAAAAAGAAAATAATGCAACATTGATTCTAGTCTCACACAGTATGGAAGATTTGGCAAGGTGTGTAGGAAGGATTATTGTTTTAAATAAAGGAAGGATCCAAATGGATGGTACTTTAAGTGAGGTTTTTCAAAACGATGAAATGCTTAACAAAATCGGATTGTCCATTCCTCAAATTACTTATTTTATGAGACTTCTAAGAGAGAGGATTCCCGCTCTTAGTGCTGAAGCATTTACAGTTAATGAAGCAAAGGACATTATTTTGAGTTATCTTAGAAGAGGGCAATACCATGATTAA